TTTGGATCTTCTGGGCCAGGAAAGACGTCCTGCACCCATAAATGAAATACTTCACTATGCCTAAGTCCACCACCATGCATCAGTATAGTAATGGCAATATCACGCCAGTCATAGCGGTCAACAAGGTCTAATTCATAGTTCTTTCTTATATTCTTAAACCCTTCCCATAGTAACTCATGTATTTTATTTTCAGGGAAGGCTTTTGTATCTCCTTTTGATGAGTATGGTTTTCTTCTTCTAACAACATTGCGAGTTAATTTTGCAGTTTCAGATATTTCATGAACATCATCTAAATGTCCTAGAAACGAGTTCTGACTTTTGTTTATCTGTGCCATCCAGTTAAGTCGTTCTTCATATCTTGTGGCTTTTCTCCAAGGGTTTAATTGAACAGCACCATATTCTTCATATAACCAATCTGATAACCCATTTAAAGCATATAAAAGCATATTCGCTGTTTCAACTCTTTTAGGTAACCAATAAAGTCCCGAAGGATCTAAACCTTCTTCATTTATTGTTCCTGAATAAACAGACTCAGTAAATGTATCAAAGAATTCTTTTGCAGAAGAATAATATTTCTGATTAGCTTCCATATAATCAAGCAATAGTCCAACAGCTTGTACTAACTTCTTATGCCAAGTTCTGCTTTTACTACGATTCTTTATTTGATATCTATGTAATTGTTCAAAAAGCATTGTCTCTCCATTATACTCAACTAGAAGAGTAGGAAAGTCTATGCTCCTTCCTGTATTATCTCTATATGTTTTTGAAGATACTTGAACATATCTCATATATATCCTCCTATACCTATAGTTTGATTATAACATTACATATAATACTATAGATATTTATATATAACAACAATAAAAAAGGTACTACATCATTAAAATGTAATACCTTTTCAGTAGTTTGATTATAAATATTTTACCCTATATACGATAGTCTTAAAACTCTTTTTCTTTTTTAATAAAAAAATAATCAAGTGGCAAACTAATAAAAAAAAGAAAGGTAAGAGAAAAATGA
This genomic window from Clostridium sp. 'White wine YQ' contains:
- the gmtY gene encoding gamma-mobile-trio recombinase GmtY, which codes for MRYVQVSSKTYRDNTGRSIDFPTLLVEYNGETMLFEQLHRYQIKNRSKSRTWHKKLVQAVGLLLDYMEANQKYYSSAKEFFDTFTESVYSGTINEEGLDPSGLYWLPKRVETANMLLYALNGLSDWLYEEYGAVQLNPWRKATRYEERLNWMAQINKSQNSFLGHLDDVHEISETAKLTRNVVRRRKPYSSKGDTKAFPENKIHELLWEGFKNIRKNYELDLVDRYDWRDIAITILMHGGGLRHSEVFHLWVQDVFPGPEDPNLAVVRIYHPSEGRAPQDFKNPTTGKYITDRESYLLLKYGLLPRNMYSAQDKRFAGWKEPRLDSDEDKYMHVYWLSKEWGYIFMYVWKMYMAKRLRDGIKDTHPFAFVSHSTRTLGEMMPLRTQRESHEKAVEKIDLTVGKKYGTTLHGHRHAYGQRLKNANIHNRIKQVAMHHKSIESQKVYTEPTVADVTASLNNATISLDNGCVLPMQNEIDAWMNEETKQHNRYRYRRK